One Fundidesulfovibrio terrae genomic window carries:
- a CDS encoding M99 family carboxypeptidase catalytic domain-containing protein — MPAWGEVHTFFPGTQYALDVHFLRGEKPGPTVMVQGGIQGDESGGFLTAQLLTRAKVTRGTVIIVPRANPPSIHEHARAINVDLNRRFDKDYNEFYEDRLARLIRFLVSQSQALIHLHEGSGFYDPVRKSDLRGPQRYGQSVIIDSADYKRLVHLERMARQVLAKLNEGVTPKDYAFQLFNMDTFNDRSKYLEQRKSLTYYALSNVGIPAVAIEVSKNIPDLSWKVANQLKATTLFLRQFGIELEVPAVAPEDMKAYPAREVKLTVNGREIVSKGQKIAVAPGAPLDVRCEFPAGTAPMNPVTAVFASDRPGYNLAKSPRLPLSPFQTLDVRADGVVLAKASLEWTGNWPVPEASGPPKFVCWLRGELKLVPAGGTLEAVQGDQLVLEGMWGSKREEVLNLKGYVSRVGLNDGQDAGQEIILDPKSFLPRYAKTLPGGDLLYEVVRETFKANREKFFIRVRPREVQALVLTAADGKELSLAWSPGKPLSLPPGRYTLKDVRGNGPAGMVQLFAGKTPVKAGQSFSVADKDEIVLRQATTFAEMGKMPVSGRVSLSMAGQEKSY; from the coding sequence TTGCCCGCTTGGGGCGAGGTCCACACCTTTTTCCCCGGCACCCAGTACGCCCTGGACGTCCACTTCCTGAGGGGCGAGAAGCCCGGCCCCACGGTCATGGTGCAGGGCGGCATCCAGGGCGACGAGTCGGGCGGTTTCCTCACCGCACAGCTGCTCACCCGGGCCAAGGTGACGCGCGGCACGGTCATCATCGTGCCCCGGGCCAACCCCCCCTCCATCCACGAGCACGCCCGGGCCATCAACGTGGACCTGAACCGCCGCTTCGACAAGGACTACAACGAGTTCTACGAAGACCGCCTGGCCCGGCTCATCCGCTTCCTGGTGTCCCAGAGCCAGGCCCTCATCCACCTGCACGAAGGCTCCGGCTTCTACGACCCCGTGCGCAAGAGCGACCTGCGCGGCCCCCAGCGCTACGGCCAGTCCGTGATCATCGACTCCGCCGACTACAAGCGCCTGGTGCACCTGGAGCGCATGGCCCGGCAGGTGCTCGCCAAGCTCAACGAGGGCGTGACCCCCAAGGACTACGCCTTCCAGCTCTTCAACATGGACACCTTCAACGACCGCTCCAAATACCTGGAGCAGCGCAAATCGCTCACCTACTACGCCCTGTCCAACGTGGGCATTCCGGCCGTGGCCATTGAGGTGAGCAAGAACATCCCGGACCTGTCCTGGAAGGTGGCCAACCAGCTCAAGGCCACCACGCTTTTTTTGCGCCAGTTCGGCATCGAACTGGAAGTTCCGGCGGTCGCGCCCGAGGACATGAAGGCGTACCCCGCCCGCGAGGTGAAGCTCACGGTCAACGGCCGCGAGATCGTGTCCAAGGGCCAGAAGATCGCCGTGGCCCCGGGCGCTCCCTTGGACGTGCGTTGCGAGTTCCCGGCGGGCACCGCCCCCATGAATCCGGTGACGGCCGTGTTCGCCTCGGACAGGCCCGGCTACAACCTGGCCAAGTCCCCGCGCCTGCCGCTGTCTCCCTTCCAGACCCTGGACGTGCGCGCCGACGGCGTGGTCCTGGCCAAGGCGTCCCTGGAGTGGACGGGCAACTGGCCCGTGCCGGAGGCGTCGGGGCCGCCCAAGTTCGTCTGCTGGCTCCGGGGCGAGCTCAAGCTGGTCCCGGCGGGCGGCACCCTCGAGGCCGTGCAGGGCGACCAGCTTGTGCTGGAGGGCATGTGGGGGAGCAAGCGCGAGGAAGTGCTCAATCTGAAGGGCTACGTGAGCCGCGTGGGCTTAAACGACGGCCAGGACGCCGGGCAGGAGATCATCCTGGACCCCAAGAGCTTCCTGCCCCGCTATGCCAAGACCCTGCCGGGCGGCGACCTGCTCTACGAGGTGGTGCGGGAGACCTTCAAGGCGAACCGCGAGAAGTTCTTCATCCGGGTGCGTCCGCGCGAGGTGCAGGCCCTGGTGCTCACGGCCGCCGACGGCAAGGAACTCTCCCTTGCCTGGAGCCCGGGCAAGCCGCTCTCGCTTCCGCCCGGCCGCTACACCCTCAAGGACGTGCGGGGCAACGGCCCGGCGGGCATGGTGCAGCTCTTCGCGGGCAAGACGCCCGTGAAGGCCGGACAGAGCTTCTCCGTGGCGGACAAGGACGAGATCGTCCTGCGCCAGGCCACCACCTTCGCCGAGATGGGCAAGATGCCCGTCTCCGGGCGCGTGTCCCTGTCCATGGCCGGGCAAGAGAAGAGCTACTAG
- a CDS encoding glycosyltransferase family 39 protein, which yields MGGWELAVLAFILLAAGFLRLYALGVPMLLHDEALVTGAAAQEWGYILRRSLYTDAHPPFYYFLNKLVIAVASDDFSVRLISAVGGTAAVYVLYRLGARLVSRGAGLVAASLLAVDLLHVALSRAVRPHALVLLLTLVAAQRLVGFLDRPSARNAWLLIAASFLTALWHFNGGLVIGSELAVVGVAILMGALGARMGLFTVAGLGACLAASAAPMLARMGKFPGVALGGNSMLWTATRTLENLRALLDVVPVPGAWQALTVLLLAGFALLWTRRPGPAAVLTAMAALPLAALIALRYGIIYEPQHIAFILPFLLLFVARGALAIPVPATLLAALITAGGAYFLVTDKHRALYEEDSGYINHNWSQRFLAFALPNPFTEKMVAGFYPAEQIDFISWELKRRGLGDPRLNAVGPGDSAVEFYLVKRLASEHTDSRTMFAIEQAGFPRVMDKRLDSGYSLQGFAIPRTPALALDALPGRFAISSDPEFFFRRVYEAHDLRPYFSPLGNCLYPSRFDSPASFTFRVENSSGRLAPNVDIGLVMANTAPGNLFEVLYAFDGETPRAGLSIREVGARGTPTLTLGRTAPFRVLDVTVRMLCSGESPSFYNNPEAVRFDSMDMVVNAPEPGFDSAAPVAVTGLGPVETAGQTRFRWGSGPETGVTFEAEGGEKFVLEMEARSPIPGQRVEVAVNGAPVNVPDAGLFPESRKLAVPVQARKGANVLSVRYALWNQGRHGAPGETFEKDDPRFLAASFTAFRLVRAQSGN from the coding sequence ATGGGCGGATGGGAGCTGGCCGTGCTCGCGTTCATCCTCCTGGCGGCCGGTTTCCTGCGTCTGTACGCCCTGGGCGTGCCCATGCTGCTGCACGACGAGGCCCTGGTCACGGGCGCGGCCGCCCAGGAATGGGGCTACATCCTGCGCCGTTCGCTGTACACCGACGCCCATCCGCCGTTCTACTACTTCCTCAACAAACTGGTCATCGCGGTGGCCTCGGACGATTTCTCCGTGCGCCTCATCTCGGCCGTGGGCGGCACGGCCGCCGTCTACGTCCTGTACCGGCTCGGGGCGCGTCTGGTCTCACGCGGAGCGGGCCTCGTCGCCGCGTCCCTGCTGGCGGTGGACCTTCTGCACGTGGCGCTGTCGCGCGCCGTGCGGCCGCACGCCCTGGTGCTGCTGCTGACCCTGGTGGCGGCGCAACGCCTGGTCGGCTTTCTCGACCGCCCGTCCGCGCGCAACGCCTGGCTGCTCATCGCGGCGAGCTTTCTGACGGCGCTGTGGCATTTCAACGGCGGCCTGGTGATCGGGAGCGAACTGGCGGTGGTGGGCGTGGCGATCCTCATGGGGGCGTTGGGGGCGCGCATGGGCCTCTTCACCGTGGCGGGCCTTGGCGCATGCCTCGCCGCGAGCGCCGCGCCGATGCTTGCGCGCATGGGGAAGTTCCCGGGCGTGGCCCTGGGCGGCAACTCCATGCTCTGGACCGCCACCCGCACCCTTGAGAACCTGCGCGCGCTGCTGGACGTGGTTCCGGTCCCCGGCGCGTGGCAGGCGCTGACCGTGCTGCTGCTGGCCGGGTTCGCGCTGCTCTGGACCAGGCGGCCCGGACCGGCCGCCGTCCTTACGGCCATGGCGGCGTTGCCCCTGGCCGCCCTGATCGCCCTGCGCTACGGCATCATCTACGAGCCGCAGCACATCGCCTTCATCCTGCCGTTCCTGCTGCTCTTCGTGGCCAGGGGGGCGCTCGCCATCCCGGTCCCCGCCACCCTTCTCGCGGCGCTCATCACCGCGGGCGGCGCGTACTTCCTGGTCACGGACAAGCACAGGGCGCTCTACGAAGAGGACTCAGGCTACATCAACCACAACTGGAGCCAGCGGTTCCTGGCCTTCGCGCTGCCGAACCCGTTCACCGAAAAGATGGTCGCGGGGTTCTATCCCGCCGAGCAGATCGACTTCATCAGCTGGGAGCTCAAGCGGCGCGGGCTGGGCGATCCGCGCCTGAACGCCGTGGGGCCGGGTGACTCCGCCGTGGAGTTCTACCTGGTCAAGCGCCTGGCCTCCGAACATACCGATTCGCGGACCATGTTCGCCATCGAGCAGGCCGGGTTCCCCCGGGTGATGGATAAACGCCTGGACTCCGGCTACTCCCTGCAGGGATTCGCCATCCCGAGGACCCCGGCGCTCGCCCTGGACGCCCTGCCTGGACGCTTCGCCATCTCCTCGGACCCGGAGTTCTTTTTCCGGCGCGTGTACGAGGCCCACGACCTGCGGCCCTATTTTTCCCCCCTGGGCAACTGCCTGTACCCCTCCCGCTTCGACAGCCCCGCCTCTTTCACCTTCCGGGTGGAGAATTCCTCGGGGCGGCTCGCGCCCAACGTGGACATCGGCCTGGTCATGGCCAACACCGCGCCGGGCAACCTGTTCGAGGTGCTCTACGCCTTCGACGGCGAAACGCCCCGCGCGGGCCTGAGCATTCGCGAAGTGGGGGCGCGCGGCACGCCCACGCTCACCCTGGGCCGCACCGCGCCGTTTCGCGTGCTGGACGTGACCGTGCGCATGCTCTGTTCGGGCGAGTCGCCGAGTTTCTACAACAATCCGGAAGCGGTGCGCTTCGACTCCATGGATATGGTCGTCAATGCCCCCGAGCCGGGCTTCGACTCGGCCGCGCCCGTGGCGGTCACGGGGCTCGGACCGGTGGAGACGGCCGGGCAGACCCGGTTCCGCTGGGGGAGCGGTCCCGAGACGGGCGTGACTTTCGAGGCGGAGGGCGGGGAGAAGTTCGTCCTGGAGATGGAGGCCCGCAGCCCCATCCCCGGGCAGCGGGTGGAGGTGGCCGTAAACGGCGCGCCCGTGAATGTCCCGGACGCGGGACTATTCCCGGAGTCCCGAAAGCTCGCGGTGCCCGTTCAGGCCCGCAAGGGCGCCAACGTGCTGAGCGTGCGCTACGCCCTGTGGAACCAGGGGAGACATGGCGCTCCCGGCGAGACCTTCGAGAAGGACGATCCGCGTTTTCTTGCTGCGTCCTTCACCGCATTCCGGCTGGTGCGGGCCCAGTCCGGAAACTGA
- the sfsA gene encoding DNA/RNA nuclease SfsA, which translates to METVNSSRPLVPFGGKIRRARLIGRRKRFLMDVEDASGPFTAHTNNTGTMLGLLRPGSEVLLSVSDAPSRKHACTVEAVRLRTSGFPGSGTQNSGNPGFWVGVNTAMPTRILKAAWAAGLMPECAGYETFKTEPRFAEGRLDALFTGPAGELYVETKNVTMVEDCQAQFPDAPSERASKHMGELARIARGGARAAVFFAVQRPDGQCFGPAEAVDPEYARAFRQALAAGVEAWAYVVDVAEDGYRLSRRLRVAS; encoded by the coding sequence ATGGAAACAGTAAATTCTTCCCGTCCGCTCGTACCCTTCGGGGGGAAAATACGCCGCGCGCGCCTCATCGGGCGCAGGAAGCGCTTCCTCATGGACGTGGAGGACGCCTCCGGCCCGTTCACGGCCCACACCAACAACACCGGAACCATGCTGGGGCTTTTGCGTCCCGGCAGCGAGGTGCTGCTCTCCGTGAGCGACGCCCCCTCGCGCAAGCACGCCTGCACCGTGGAGGCCGTCAGGCTCCGGACTTCCGGGTTCCCGGGCTCCGGGACCCAGAACTCCGGAAATCCGGGGTTCTGGGTGGGGGTGAACACGGCCATGCCCACGCGCATCCTCAAGGCCGCCTGGGCGGCGGGACTCATGCCCGAGTGCGCCGGATACGAGACGTTCAAGACCGAGCCGCGCTTCGCGGAAGGGAGACTGGACGCGCTCTTCACCGGCCCGGCCGGAGAGCTTTACGTTGAGACCAAGAACGTGACCATGGTGGAGGACTGCCAGGCCCAGTTCCCGGACGCTCCCTCGGAACGCGCCAGCAAGCACATGGGGGAGCTGGCCAGGATCGCCCGAGGCGGCGCGCGGGCGGCGGTGTTTTTCGCGGTGCAGCGCCCGGACGGACAGTGTTTCGGCCCGGCCGAGGCCGTGGACCCGGAGTACGCCCGGGCGTTCAGGCAGGCCCTGGCCGCCGGGGTGGAGGCGTGGGCCTACGTGGTGGACGTGGCAGAGGATGGATACCGGCTTTCGCGGCGGCTGAGGGTGGCCTCGTGA
- a CDS encoding AMIN domain-containing protein, protein MALTRNDKMLILAAVALAAAVVGGLAWWRMSVRQAEPVQAQNAAQQAGQPIAPPSAPPAPEHKVQVPAETKAPVMAPLAPAAPAAPPSEPPAEPDKSLQTIFTEKPAPEPAPAPSAVSPPAEEKPAPAPVAEPVKPKKPETPAERKARLAAERKAAAEAKKAEEEARKARADTLRRAQEELRKAEAELKRTQAQAKAQPPKEAPAQAPAEQAKPEAAKPEAPAGQAAPAQGQASPEAGPAAKPEAKAPAEQTKAKTGPERRIIDKLTVTDTGSELVITLRGASTASKPEALLLTAPPRLVIDLPGAWAYHNTDKPSGGQVLAIRVGTHPDKLRLVLDLANPPKGPKHPDVEKSPDGLVIKLGK, encoded by the coding sequence ATGGCCCTGACACGCAACGACAAGATGCTCATCCTCGCGGCCGTGGCCCTGGCCGCCGCCGTGGTGGGCGGGCTGGCCTGGTGGAGGATGTCCGTCCGGCAGGCCGAGCCCGTCCAGGCCCAGAACGCCGCCCAACAGGCGGGCCAGCCGATCGCACCGCCTTCCGCTCCCCCTGCGCCGGAGCACAAGGTGCAGGTCCCGGCCGAGACCAAGGCCCCGGTCATGGCCCCGCTGGCACCGGCCGCCCCCGCGGCTCCGCCCTCGGAGCCTCCGGCCGAGCCGGACAAGTCGCTCCAGACCATCTTCACGGAGAAGCCCGCTCCGGAACCGGCTCCCGCGCCCTCAGCCGTTTCGCCTCCAGCAGAGGAAAAACCCGCGCCAGCGCCCGTGGCCGAGCCCGTAAAGCCCAAGAAGCCGGAAACCCCGGCCGAGCGCAAGGCCCGCTTGGCCGCCGAACGCAAGGCCGCCGCCGAGGCCAAGAAGGCCGAGGAAGAGGCCCGCAAGGCCCGCGCCGACACCCTGCGCCGCGCCCAGGAGGAGTTGCGCAAGGCCGAGGCCGAACTCAAGCGCACCCAGGCCCAGGCCAAAGCCCAGCCCCCCAAGGAAGCTCCGGCCCAGGCTCCCGCCGAGCAGGCCAAGCCCGAAGCGGCGAAACCGGAGGCCCCGGCCGGACAGGCCGCCCCCGCCCAGGGTCAGGCCTCTCCCGAGGCTGGCCCGGCCGCAAAACCCGAGGCCAAGGCACCGGCCGAACAGACCAAGGCCAAGACCGGCCCCGAACGCCGCATTATCGACAAGCTGACGGTAACCGACACCGGCTCGGAGCTGGTCATCACACTGCGTGGGGCGTCCACCGCCTCCAAGCCCGAGGCCCTGCTGCTCACCGCCCCGCCCAGGCTGGTGATAGACCTGCCCGGGGCCTGGGCATACCACAACACCGACAAACCCTCCGGCGGCCAGGTCCTGGCCATCCGCGTGGGCACCCATCCGGACAAGCTCCGCCTCGTGCTGGACCTGGCCAACCCGCCCAAGGGCCCCAAGCACCCGGACGTGGAGAAATCCCCCGATGGCCTGGTGATCAAACTCGGCAAGTAA
- a CDS encoding WcbI family polysaccharide biosynthesis putative acetyltransferase: MLSGKKLCILHGNCQGETLAAFLASSPGFTAAFAVEYYVNFTRQAIPQESLDRCGLFLHQHLGSEWGELSSDALKAQLPPGAQTLCYPNMLFKGYWPFWSNRPGFDYADSLLEELLGRGLGKFEALHVALKASLDRMYDLAALLADTLAREREKELQSDVRYVDLIEENFRQDKLFQSVNHPGRRLMFHAADSLLALLGLEPLPDAFRNACPELYQDFQLPIHPGVAAFHGLDFGGWQERYNVYGRSLTYPEYIALYLECRLAGRSDFITFLQQG, from the coding sequence ATGCTTTCCGGGAAAAAACTGTGCATCCTCCATGGCAACTGCCAGGGGGAGACCTTGGCGGCGTTTCTGGCCTCGTCGCCCGGGTTCACCGCCGCGTTCGCGGTGGAGTACTACGTCAACTTCACCCGGCAGGCCATCCCCCAGGAGAGCCTGGACCGCTGCGGTCTTTTCCTGCACCAGCACCTGGGCTCCGAGTGGGGGGAGCTTTCCTCCGACGCGCTCAAGGCGCAGCTGCCGCCGGGCGCGCAGACCTTGTGCTATCCCAACATGCTTTTCAAGGGGTACTGGCCGTTCTGGTCCAACCGGCCCGGGTTCGACTACGCCGACAGCCTGCTGGAGGAGCTTCTGGGACGCGGCCTGGGCAAGTTCGAGGCCCTGCACGTGGCCCTGAAGGCGAGCCTTGACCGCATGTACGACCTGGCCGCCCTTCTGGCGGACACGCTGGCCAGGGAGCGGGAGAAGGAGCTTCAGAGCGACGTGAGGTACGTGGACCTGATCGAGGAGAATTTCCGGCAGGACAAGCTTTTCCAGAGCGTGAACCACCCCGGCAGGCGGCTCATGTTCCACGCGGCGGATTCGCTGCTGGCGCTCCTCGGCCTGGAGCCGTTGCCGGACGCGTTCAGAAATGCCTGCCCCGAGTTGTACCAGGATTTCCAACTGCCCATACACCCGGGCGTGGCCGCCTTTCACGGGCTGGACTTCGGCGGCTGGCAGGAGCGCTACAACGTGTACGGGCGTTCCCTGACCTACCCCGAATACATCGCCCTGTACCTGGAGTGCAGGCTGGCCGGCCGAAGCGATTTCATCACATTTCTGCAGCAGGGTTGA
- a CDS encoding HD domain-containing protein, with the protein MITRGQALELIEAQNPEPHMILHARQSEAVMRALADRLGQDPDVWGLAGLVHDLDYPQTKDQPERHGLESAAMLAGKLPEEAVRAIAAHNGEMTGAMPESALDFGLRCAETVTGLIHAAALMRPTGYDGLEAKSVKKKMKDKAFARAVRRENILECEKAGVGLDEFLTLAIGAMREVAA; encoded by the coding sequence ATGATCACACGCGGCCAGGCGCTTGAACTCATCGAGGCCCAGAATCCCGAACCCCACATGATCCTGCACGCCCGCCAGTCCGAGGCGGTCATGCGCGCCCTGGCCGACCGCCTGGGGCAGGACCCGGACGTGTGGGGCCTCGCCGGGCTCGTCCACGACCTGGATTATCCCCAGACCAAGGATCAGCCCGAGCGCCACGGACTGGAATCGGCGGCCATGCTCGCGGGCAAGCTGCCCGAGGAGGCCGTGCGGGCCATCGCCGCCCACAATGGAGAGATGACCGGCGCTATGCCCGAAAGCGCCCTGGATTTCGGCCTGCGCTGCGCCGAGACGGTGACGGGCTTGATCCACGCGGCCGCGCTCATGCGCCCCACGGGCTACGACGGCCTGGAAGCCAAGAGCGTGAAGAAGAAGATGAAGGACAAGGCCTTCGCGCGCGCCGTGCGCCGCGAGAACATCCTGGAGTGCGAAAAGGCCGGGGTGGGCCTGGACGAGTTCCTGACCCTGGCCATCGGAGCCATGCGAGAGGTGGCGGCGTAG
- a CDS encoding L,D-transpeptidase family protein, which translates to MAAPRAKSTVIRLALAALVSLFLAAPALAGEGWTVNLKADPYGPQRFLAVDKSSQTFWIFEQKSPLQPVKQLPCTTGQEPGTKWREGDLKTPEGVYFIKERIGGGLDFGLYGDLAFTLNYPNPIDIINGRKGSGIWIHGRGRPITPNESKGCVALNNPDIKDLDPQLTKRILPVVIANEVHWSKDNPTATKEGQEVVAATLEWAKAWSRKSEDFFAFHDAAKFSVSTGEPFDTFRSHKRQLFAKLPWIHVLIDDVRAVQGPDYWVTYFGQLYRSPTLSSEGIKRLYWQRNEQGRMVIVGMDYDEISLGLEGKYLSRVRDDVAKVVEAWRKAWEGGKVAEYMQFYDENAVQGDRKGKAAIREQKQQLWAGSKAPRKVALRDMKFSLAQDGVQVEFVQEYASKDGNSDKGRKKLVLGPVGNGWSILDEDWSKM; encoded by the coding sequence GTGGCCGCACCACGCGCCAAATCGACCGTTATCCGTCTCGCGCTCGCAGCGCTCGTCTCGTTGTTCCTTGCCGCCCCGGCCCTTGCCGGGGAGGGCTGGACGGTGAACCTCAAGGCCGACCCATACGGTCCGCAGCGCTTTCTGGCCGTGGACAAGTCCTCGCAGACGTTCTGGATCTTCGAGCAGAAGAGCCCGCTGCAGCCGGTGAAGCAGCTTCCCTGCACCACGGGGCAGGAGCCGGGCACCAAGTGGCGCGAGGGCGACCTCAAGACCCCCGAGGGCGTCTACTTCATCAAGGAACGCATCGGCGGCGGCCTGGATTTCGGCCTCTACGGCGACCTGGCCTTCACGCTCAACTATCCCAATCCCATAGACATCATCAACGGCCGCAAGGGTTCGGGCATCTGGATCCACGGCCGGGGCCGCCCCATCACGCCCAACGAGAGCAAGGGCTGCGTGGCCCTGAACAACCCCGACATCAAGGACCTGGACCCCCAGCTCACCAAGCGCATCCTGCCCGTGGTCATCGCCAATGAGGTCCACTGGTCCAAGGACAACCCCACCGCCACCAAGGAAGGCCAGGAAGTGGTGGCCGCCACCCTGGAATGGGCCAAGGCGTGGTCGCGCAAGTCCGAGGATTTCTTCGCCTTCCACGACGCGGCCAAGTTCTCCGTGTCCACGGGCGAGCCCTTCGACACCTTCCGGTCCCACAAGCGCCAGCTCTTCGCCAAGCTGCCCTGGATACACGTGCTCATCGACGACGTGCGCGCCGTGCAGGGGCCGGACTACTGGGTGACCTACTTCGGCCAGCTCTACCGTTCCCCCACGCTCTCCAGCGAAGGAATCAAGCGCCTCTACTGGCAGCGCAACGAGCAGGGGCGCATGGTCATCGTGGGCATGGACTACGACGAGATTTCGCTTGGGCTCGAGGGCAAGTACCTCTCCCGGGTGCGCGACGACGTGGCCAAGGTGGTGGAGGCCTGGCGCAAAGCCTGGGAAGGTGGCAAGGTGGCCGAGTACATGCAGTTCTACGACGAGAACGCCGTACAGGGCGACCGCAAGGGCAAGGCGGCCATCCGCGAGCAGAAGCAGCAGCTCTGGGCCGGGTCCAAGGCGCCCAGGAAGGTGGCTCTGCGCGACATGAAGTTCTCCCTGGCCCAGGACGGCGTGCAGGTCGAGTTCGTGCAGGAGTACGCCAGCAAGGACGGCAACTCGGACAAGGGCAGGAAGAAGCTGGTCTTGGGCCCGGTGGGCAACGGGTGGTCCATCCTGGATGAGGATTGGAGCAAGATGTAA
- a CDS encoding DUF1134 domain-containing protein, whose product MKKTAALLLLLTLACAATAAYALQERTITDEPSVDKPQAPANQSAPAPAAPAAPAPAEKAPAPSAPDKAPAKAEPPSYQPATKPFGSDKPASNGSWTPGGAKEPAPVEPAPAAGSSTRVTEMPEAKQVQVSTYSRKEVDEQVMGFFEGGARGLADLITRAFEKYGEPTGFIKGNEGAGALVVGLRYGEGWLHLKNGQKVYVYWQSPSVGFDLGVNASKVFCLVYGMTDVKEIFQRYPSVDGSAYVVGGFGMNYQRSGSVTLAPIRFGVGLRLGANVGYMHFTRERTINPF is encoded by the coding sequence TTGAAAAAGACCGCCGCGCTCCTTCTGCTGCTGACCCTGGCCTGCGCCGCAACCGCCGCCTACGCCCTGCAGGAGCGCACCATCACCGACGAACCCAGCGTGGACAAGCCCCAGGCCCCGGCCAATCAGAGCGCGCCCGCTCCGGCGGCTCCCGCCGCCCCGGCTCCTGCCGAGAAGGCCCCTGCGCCGTCGGCTCCGGACAAAGCTCCGGCCAAGGCCGAGCCGCCGTCCTACCAGCCCGCGACCAAACCCTTCGGCTCGGACAAACCCGCCTCCAACGGCAGCTGGACTCCCGGCGGCGCGAAAGAACCCGCGCCCGTGGAACCGGCTCCGGCGGCGGGCAGCTCGACCAGGGTCACGGAAATGCCCGAGGCCAAGCAGGTGCAGGTGAGCACCTACTCGCGCAAGGAAGTGGACGAGCAGGTCATGGGCTTTTTCGAGGGCGGGGCCAGGGGCCTTGCCGACCTGATCACGCGGGCCTTCGAGAAGTACGGCGAGCCAACCGGCTTCATCAAGGGCAACGAGGGCGCTGGCGCGTTGGTGGTGGGCCTGCGCTACGGCGAGGGCTGGCTGCACCTGAAGAACGGCCAGAAGGTCTACGTCTACTGGCAGAGCCCGTCCGTGGGCTTCGACCTGGGGGTGAACGCCTCCAAGGTGTTCTGCCTGGTCTACGGCATGACCGACGTCAAGGAGATCTTCCAGCGCTACCCCAGCGTGGACGGCAGCGCCTACGTGGTGGGCGGGTTCGGCATGAACTACCAGCGCTCGGGCAGCGTCACCCTGGCCCCCATCCGCTTCGGCGTGGGCCTGCGCCTGGGAGCCAACGTGGGCTACATGCACTTCACCCGGGAGCGCACCATCAATCCGTTCTAA
- the crcB gene encoding fluoride efflux transporter CrcB — MWKPILAIALGSVFGGLLRWGLGLKLNGFFPTVPFGTLSANLIAGYIIGVAVAYFAQAPGIAPEWRLFIITGFCGGLSTFSTFSAEIVALLQRGQFVWALGAIGIHVAGSLVMTVAGIASWQWFKTY; from the coding sequence ATGTGGAAGCCAATCCTTGCCATCGCGCTCGGCTCCGTGTTCGGCGGGCTCCTCCGCTGGGGTCTTGGCCTCAAGCTCAACGGTTTTTTTCCGACAGTGCCGTTCGGCACGTTGTCGGCCAACCTGATCGCCGGCTACATCATCGGCGTGGCGGTGGCCTATTTCGCCCAGGCTCCCGGTATCGCGCCCGAGTGGCGGTTGTTCATCATCACGGGGTTCTGCGGCGGCCTGTCCACCTTCTCGACGTTTTCGGCTGAAATTGTCGCGTTGCTCCAGCGGGGGCAGTTCGTTTGGGCGCTGGGAGCCATCGGCATCCACGTTGCCGGGTCGTTGGTGATGACGGTGGCGGGCATCGCTTCCTGGCAGTGGTTCAAAACGTATTGA
- a CDS encoding DUF190 domain-containing protein, with the protein MNGYQVTFFTQQDRRHHGKPLASWLVHLAGELGLRGATVIPASEGMDHHHQVHSSHFFELADQPLSVVMAVTSEEADRLFDRLSAEGVYLFYVKTAVEFGVIGTP; encoded by the coding sequence ATGAACGGCTACCAGGTCACCTTCTTCACGCAGCAGGATCGCCGTCATCACGGCAAACCCTTGGCGAGCTGGCTTGTGCACTTGGCGGGCGAACTCGGCCTGCGCGGCGCCACCGTGATACCGGCCAGCGAAGGCATGGACCACCACCATCAGGTTCATTCCTCGCATTTCTTCGAGTTGGCGGATCAGCCCTTGTCGGTGGTGATGGCGGTGACGAGCGAGGAAGCCGACCGGCTGTTCGATCGGCTGAGCGCGGAGGGCGTGTACCTCTTCTACGTCAAGACAGCCGTCGAGTTCGGCGTAATCGGCACCCCCTAG